A stretch of the Candidatus Wallbacteria bacterium genome encodes the following:
- a CDS encoding virulence RhuM family protein, with amino-acid sequence MMNQIIIYQSEDGRTKLDVRLEDQTVWVSQKQLADLFGKAKGTISEHIKHIFEDRELEENSVVRYFRTTAADGKQYEVAHYNLDMVLALGFRVRSPAAVRFRQWAADKLKEYIIKGFVLDDERLKNPKVGNDYFEELTRRIQDIRTSERRFYQKITDVYATSIDYDKNHPSTQEFFATVQNKVHFAVHGQTAAEIILSRADSKMPNMGLTNWEGGRIHKADVSIAKNYLNEEELRALNNLVEQYLIFAEAQAERRIAMTMSDWITKLEGFLTLNDREILQNAGKVSAELAREHAEREFVEFRKTEDQNLESDFDRAVKQLPQTKDKK; translated from the coding sequence ATGATGAACCAGATCATAATTTATCAGAGCGAAGACGGGCGCACCAAGCTCGATGTGCGCCTTGAAGATCAGACTGTCTGGGTCAGCCAGAAACAGCTTGCTGACTTGTTTGGTAAGGCCAAAGGGACTATCAGCGAGCATATCAAACACATTTTTGAAGACAGGGAACTGGAGGAAAATTCAGTTGTTCGGTATTTCCGAACAACTGCCGCTGACGGGAAGCAATATGAGGTAGCTCATTATAACCTCGACATGGTTCTGGCCCTGGGCTTCAGGGTGCGCAGCCCAGCAGCCGTGCGCTTCCGGCAGTGGGCCGCGGACAAGCTCAAGGAATACATTATCAAAGGTTTTGTGCTGGACGACGAACGCCTGAAAAACCCGAAGGTCGGCAATGACTATTTCGAGGAGCTCACCCGGCGCATCCAGGATATCCGCACGAGCGAGCGGCGTTTCTACCAGAAGATTACTGATGTTTATGCCACGAGCATCGACTATGACAAGAACCATCCTTCCACCCAGGAATTCTTCGCCACTGTGCAGAACAAAGTGCACTTCGCTGTTCACGGACAGACAGCTGCCGAGATAATTTTGTCCCGCGCTGACAGCAAAATGCCGAACATGGGGCTCACCAACTGGGAAGGTGGCCGTATTCACAAAGCGGATGTCTCCATCGCCAAGAATTACTTGAACGAAGAAGAGCTTCGCGCCCTGAACAACCTTGTAGAACAGTATCTCATTTTTGCCGAAGCCCAGGCCGAGCGGCGGATAGCCATGACCATGAGCGACTGGATCACAAAACTTGAGGGTTTTCTGACCTTGAACGACCGGGAAATATTGCAGAATGCGGGTAAAGTCTCTGCTGAATTGGCACGTGAACATGCTGAACGTGAATTTGTCGAATTCCGCAAAACAGAGGATCAAAACCTCGAATCCGATTTCGACCGAGCCGTAAAACAGCTGCCTCAGACAAAGGACAAAAAATGA